A single genomic interval of Peribacillus sp. FSL H8-0477 harbors:
- a CDS encoding YhcN/YlaJ family sporulation lipoprotein, with translation MKHIKILLSLVVMMSLAGCTDQNAKESDPKPSVTNVHSKTVVSQSPSVTAREEIKKRKDVSNVKAVNTEKELLVALEIEQFDRLHIKKTVKEVKSKLKKTFPNHKVEVTADSKIFLEIDKLQSKIEKNKLDTKTLKKEHKDLKKLMNEKP, from the coding sequence ATGAAACATATTAAAATTCTTTTATCCCTTGTCGTAATGATGAGTTTGGCAGGATGTACGGATCAGAATGCGAAAGAATCAGACCCAAAACCTTCAGTAACAAATGTTCATTCAAAAACCGTAGTTTCCCAATCTCCTTCTGTAACCGCAAGGGAAGAAATCAAGAAACGTAAAGATGTATCTAATGTTAAGGCGGTCAATACAGAAAAGGAGCTCTTAGTTGCTTTAGAAATTGAACAATTTGATCGCCTTCATATTAAGAAAACAGTTAAAGAAGTAAAATCGAAACTTAAGAAAACATTTCCTAATCATAAGGTAGAGGTAACAGCTGATTCAAAGATTTTTTTAGAGATAGACAAGCTACAATCTAAAATAGAAAAAAATAAGCTTGATACGAAAACTTTGAAAAAGGAACATAAAGATCTAAAAAAATTAATGAATGAAAAACCTTAA
- a CDS encoding DUF1657 domain-containing protein codes for MTVINQVKTAVAELKSAQASFETFALSTDNQQAKTLYQEAAQQTQEIVNTISPRIKQIEQEEPQYKE; via the coding sequence ATGACCGTGATTAATCAGGTGAAAACTGCAGTTGCTGAACTTAAAAGTGCTCAAGCAAGTTTTGAAACGTTTGCACTAAGTACAGACAATCAGCAAGCCAAAACATTGTATCAGGAAGCAGCCCAGCAAACGCAGGAAATTGTAAATACTATTTCTCCTCGTATTAAACAAATTGAACAGGAAGAACCACAATATAAAGAATAA
- a CDS encoding CarD family transcriptional regulator, whose product MGVRYLFQIGDQIVYPMHGAGIIESIEDKEIQGEVHQYYVLQMPNKIQVMLPVGKIKNFSIRKVVDTLTLENVLRLFHNGETDRTLNFKERYKSNMEKMKTGKIQEGAEVLRDLMRMNKEKTLNSSEKSMLGNARKFLSSELGLINGITEDQAIDLLNHRIGK is encoded by the coding sequence ATGGGGGTGCGTTATTTGTTTCAAATTGGCGATCAGATTGTTTATCCGATGCACGGAGCAGGTATAATTGAATCAATTGAAGACAAAGAAATTCAAGGAGAGGTTCATCAGTATTATGTTCTGCAAATGCCAAATAAGATACAAGTTATGCTTCCTGTCGGGAAAATTAAAAATTTCAGCATACGAAAAGTAGTAGATACTCTTACCCTTGAAAACGTTCTTCGCTTATTTCATAACGGTGAAACGGACCGAACTCTGAATTTCAAAGAACGGTATAAGTCGAATATGGAAAAAATGAAAACAGGTAAAATTCAAGAAGGTGCAGAAGTCTTACGCGATTTAATGCGAATGAATAAAGAAAAAACACTCAATTCAAGTGAAAAATCAATGCTTGGGAATGCACGGAAATTTCTTTCAAGCGAACTTGGACTCATAAATGGAATAACCGAAGATCAAGCAATTGATTTATTAAATCATAGAATTGGTAAATAA
- a CDS encoding magnesium transporter CorA family protein — translation MGEHSFNQNRWQWHELDLTNEHQLHQLISTTKKCEKWVENTLSKKSINLGLHIADEGKEAIWGSLVYIQDVEEKEKQHTFHFYLTNEFLITGYLDFSLLDDISGEDLIHLLDRVETPIDGLMIILSEIISSFLIKIGHFEQRINNLLWDVKAKNGKEILEKIADCRHELLVWKNLVVPVMEIIIALEEAFGEEIKESIQFKRTKLRIQRTKTLLREYEQEIESMVNLENVVASLRGNEIMKTLTLLTTLFTPVMAWGALWGMNFKHMPELKWQFGYLISVILIVINTLALYLYLKKKGWMGDILRARKKNSFFE, via the coding sequence ATGGGCGAACATTCGTTTAATCAGAATAGATGGCAGTGGCATGAGCTGGATTTAACCAATGAACATCAATTACACCAGTTGATAAGCACGACTAAAAAATGTGAAAAATGGGTGGAGAATACCCTTTCCAAAAAATCGATAAATCTTGGATTACACATAGCAGATGAAGGAAAGGAAGCAATCTGGGGTTCGCTTGTTTATATACAGGATGTTGAGGAGAAAGAGAAACAGCATACATTTCATTTTTACCTGACAAATGAATTTTTAATAACCGGATATCTAGATTTTTCTTTATTGGATGATATCAGTGGAGAAGATCTTATCCATCTATTAGACCGCGTCGAAACACCAATTGACGGCCTTATGATTATCTTAAGTGAAATCATTTCATCATTTTTAATTAAGATAGGCCACTTCGAACAAAGAATCAATAATTTATTATGGGATGTAAAAGCGAAGAACGGCAAGGAAATTTTAGAGAAAATAGCTGATTGCCGGCATGAATTGTTAGTGTGGAAAAATTTAGTCGTCCCGGTGATGGAAATTATTATTGCTCTAGAGGAAGCTTTTGGAGAAGAAATTAAAGAGTCAATCCAGTTTAAACGAACTAAGCTTCGCATACAACGTACGAAGACACTTTTACGTGAATACGAACAAGAAATTGAATCGATGGTCAATCTTGAAAATGTGGTGGCTTCCCTCCGAGGAAATGAAATTATGAAAACATTAACGTTATTAACCACATTGTTTACTCCGGTAATGGCGTGGGGTGCGTTATGGGGGATGAACTTTAAGCATATGCCAGAACTTAAATGGCAGTTTGGTTATTTGATTTCTGTAATCCTTATAGTCATTAATACATTGGCACTTTATCTGTATTTGAAAAAAAAGGGTTGGATGGGAGATATCTTACGAGCCAGAAAGAAGAATTCGTTCTTTGAATAG
- a CDS encoding STAS domain-containing protein has product METNQLEGQFKALTHTILKRKSELALQREAADEHVYSKTITDSLTSWRENLIDIYGQSISKDHEETIDRLKQWGGKLVDLLVELELPLDVAIQEVRFYRDTIGHIIKNEAQKYQFSLDVFYEVISQFDAVVDEAVYWLSISYTRSYTAKLMSAEYAMNELAIPLVRVTQKTGVLPIVGDLDTKRAQVLMDRALEQGTQHNLDYIIIDLSGVPIIDTMVADQIFKVIAALKLVGIETTLTGIRPEIAQTMVGFGIKFNSTLTFSSLHQALDYLRK; this is encoded by the coding sequence ATGGAAACTAACCAATTAGAAGGACAATTTAAGGCATTAACCCATACTATACTCAAAAGAAAGTCAGAACTAGCTCTGCAGCGGGAAGCAGCGGATGAGCATGTTTATAGTAAAACGATTACGGATTCTTTAACCTCTTGGAGAGAGAATTTAATTGATATTTATGGACAATCCATTTCTAAGGACCATGAAGAAACCATAGATCGATTAAAGCAGTGGGGAGGAAAGTTGGTTGATTTACTAGTTGAACTAGAGCTCCCGCTGGATGTAGCGATACAGGAAGTTCGGTTCTACCGTGACACCATAGGTCATATTATTAAGAATGAAGCGCAAAAATACCAATTTAGCCTTGATGTATTTTACGAAGTTATTTCTCAATTCGATGCAGTAGTGGATGAGGCTGTTTATTGGCTAAGTATTTCTTATACTAGGAGTTATACAGCTAAACTTATGTCGGCAGAGTATGCAATGAATGAACTTGCGATTCCGCTTGTTCGTGTCACCCAAAAAACAGGTGTGCTACCGATTGTTGGTGACCTAGATACCAAAAGAGCACAAGTTTTGATGGATCGAGCCCTTGAACAAGGGACTCAACATAACTTAGATTACATCATTATTGATCTTTCTGGGGTCCCTATTATAGATACCATGGTAGCGGATCAAATTTTTAAAGTGATTGCGGCATTAAAACTTGTTGGAATCGAGACAACATTGACAGGGATCAGGCCGGAAATTGCTCAAACAATGGTTGGGTTCGGCATTAAATTTAATTCAACCCTAACGTTTTCCAGTCTTCATCAAGCACTTGATTATTTGCGTAAATAA
- a CDS encoding class I SAM-dependent methyltransferase yields the protein MNDSYQDALAFYGIDGAHPGGFQLTKQLLHDEKITPYTKVLDAGCGTGQTSAYLAKTFSCQVYALDQHPNMLKKAKTKFKKEHLPIHLIQGSLEKLPFSDQFFDLIVAESSTAFTNIPKSLSEYGRVLKPNGVLLTIDMTAEPQLELEAKTELIQFYEIQDLLTEKEWLQALKRSGFKQIQILKANTVLNELMNMELDVNDDYTPPSFSADSSLEHIILTHQNLTLSYGDRLGYRVFRAGKIDLPYQPHKTNS from the coding sequence ATGAATGATTCTTACCAAGATGCATTAGCTTTTTATGGAATTGACGGCGCACATCCAGGCGGGTTTCAACTGACTAAACAATTACTTCATGATGAGAAAATTACCCCTTATACAAAAGTACTTGATGCAGGCTGTGGAACTGGTCAAACTTCCGCTTATCTCGCAAAAACGTTTTCTTGTCAGGTTTATGCCCTCGATCAGCATCCAAACATGCTTAAGAAAGCGAAAACCAAATTTAAAAAAGAACACCTCCCCATTCACCTTATCCAAGGATCGCTCGAGAAGCTCCCTTTCTCTGACCAATTCTTTGATTTAATCGTCGCAGAATCTTCAACGGCTTTTACTAACATCCCTAAATCTCTAAGTGAATATGGTCGTGTCCTGAAACCAAATGGTGTTCTTCTTACCATTGATATGACCGCTGAGCCTCAACTTGAACTTGAAGCAAAAACAGAGTTGATTCAGTTTTACGAAATTCAAGACCTTCTCACTGAAAAAGAATGGCTCCAAGCATTAAAGCGTTCTGGGTTTAAACAAATTCAGATACTAAAGGCAAACACCGTGCTTAATGAACTCATGAATATGGAATTGGACGTAAATGATGACTATACACCACCCTCTTTTTCCGCCGATTCTTCGCTTGAACACATTATACTTACGCATCAAAATCTTACCCTTTCCTATGGTGATCGACTGGGTTATCGTGTATTTCGTGCGGGTAAAATAGATCTTCCGTATCAACCGCACAAAACGAACTCATAA
- the yppF gene encoding YppF family protein, whose amino-acid sequence MEKTKGRLFPIIELLISHFISYKNRKPTHADELLDYIQEQYATGNLSAANYKHLYSELDKRGAKKAKFIK is encoded by the coding sequence TTGGAAAAAACGAAAGGGAGGTTATTCCCAATTATTGAATTACTCATCTCACACTTTATCTCCTATAAAAACCGGAAACCTACACATGCTGATGAATTACTGGATTACATTCAAGAGCAGTATGCAACTGGAAATCTATCTGCAGCCAACTACAAACACCTCTATTCAGAACTCGATAAACGAGGAGCGAAAAAAGCAAAATTCATTAAATAA
- a CDS encoding ATP-dependent Clp protease ATP-binding subunit, giving the protein MYCEKCQENQANFQVRMAVQGHRYEVNLCSGCYKEERTKLGAAMNSFNNGQTPFEAFGGNPFNHNEQKQESKEQGKSGGLLEQFGRNLTDAAKAGLIDPVIGRDEEVTRVIEILNRRNKNNPVLIGEPGVGKTAIAEGLALKITEGKVPMKLRTKTVYMLDVASLVSNTGIRGQFEERMKQLIAELQERKNVILFIDEIHQIVGAGSAEGSMDAGNILKPALARGELQLIGATTLSEYRKIEKDGALERRFQPIQVDEPTPEEALTILEGLKPHYEAYHSVTYSDDVLKAAVELSHRYIQDRHLPDKAIDLLDEAGAKLNLTIETGQEEDVKNRLTEIYKEKERALKEENYEQAAVLRDEEEKLENILKDGTQAATPSVSVSDIQKIIEQKTGIPVGKLQEDEQKRMVHLQEELMKKVIGQEEAVKKVAKAVRRSRAGLKSKNRPIGSFLFVGPTGVGKTELSKTLAEELFGDKNAMIRLDMSEYMEKHSAAKLIGSPPGYIGHEEAGQLTEKVRRNPYSIILLDEIEKAHPDVMHMFLQVLEDGRLTDSQGRTVNFKDTVIIMTSNAGATDKPKVMGFGASSAVEEATILQSLGSFFKPEFLNRFDSIIEFKALDKKHLVQIVDLMLIELEETLNSQELKLDVTTEAKEKIAELGYHPEFGARPLRRIIQEQLEDGIADYIFEQPDVKHFTTLVEENQVKITAAQ; this is encoded by the coding sequence ATGTATTGTGAAAAGTGTCAAGAAAATCAAGCGAATTTTCAAGTTCGAATGGCCGTTCAAGGGCACAGATATGAAGTGAACTTGTGCTCCGGTTGTTATAAAGAGGAACGTACAAAACTAGGGGCAGCCATGAACAGCTTTAACAATGGGCAAACACCATTTGAAGCATTCGGGGGAAATCCATTTAATCATAATGAACAAAAGCAAGAAAGTAAGGAACAAGGGAAAAGCGGCGGTCTGCTTGAACAATTTGGCCGAAACCTTACAGACGCAGCGAAAGCTGGGTTAATTGATCCGGTAATTGGCCGTGATGAAGAGGTAACACGTGTCATTGAGATTCTGAATCGTCGAAATAAAAATAATCCCGTGTTAATTGGTGAGCCTGGGGTCGGTAAGACAGCCATAGCGGAAGGTTTAGCTTTGAAGATTACAGAAGGCAAAGTTCCAATGAAACTACGTACAAAAACGGTCTATATGCTTGATGTGGCTTCGCTTGTATCAAATACCGGTATTCGAGGTCAATTCGAGGAACGAATGAAACAGCTGATTGCAGAACTACAGGAAAGAAAAAATGTAATCTTGTTTATTGATGAAATTCATCAAATTGTTGGTGCGGGTTCTGCAGAAGGATCGATGGATGCCGGGAATATACTAAAACCTGCATTAGCTCGTGGTGAATTACAATTAATTGGTGCCACAACGCTTTCTGAATACCGTAAGATTGAAAAAGATGGCGCGCTCGAACGCCGTTTCCAGCCTATTCAAGTTGATGAGCCAACACCGGAAGAGGCGTTGACTATCTTAGAAGGATTGAAGCCGCATTATGAGGCATATCATTCTGTAACCTATAGTGATGATGTGCTGAAAGCAGCCGTTGAATTGTCACATCGCTACATTCAAGATCGACATTTACCAGATAAAGCGATTGATTTACTTGATGAGGCAGGAGCTAAGCTGAATCTGACGATTGAAACAGGTCAAGAGGAGGATGTTAAGAATCGCCTTACGGAAATCTATAAAGAAAAAGAACGCGCATTAAAAGAAGAAAACTACGAACAAGCAGCTGTTTTACGCGATGAAGAAGAAAAATTAGAAAACATCCTTAAGGATGGAACTCAAGCGGCCACACCGAGCGTGAGCGTTTCAGATATTCAAAAAATAATTGAACAAAAAACAGGTATTCCAGTTGGGAAGCTTCAAGAAGATGAACAGAAACGAATGGTTCATCTGCAGGAAGAATTAATGAAAAAGGTAATTGGTCAGGAAGAGGCTGTCAAGAAGGTAGCTAAGGCAGTGCGCAGAAGCCGGGCTGGCTTAAAATCTAAGAATCGCCCAATTGGATCCTTCTTGTTCGTTGGTCCTACAGGTGTTGGGAAAACGGAGCTTTCTAAAACGTTAGCAGAGGAGCTATTTGGAGACAAAAATGCTATGATTCGTCTTGATATGAGCGAATATATGGAAAAACATAGTGCAGCGAAACTGATTGGCTCTCCGCCTGGATATATTGGACATGAAGAAGCAGGTCAGCTGACGGAAAAAGTACGACGCAATCCCTACAGTATTATCTTGCTGGATGAGATTGAAAAAGCGCATCCAGATGTCATGCACATGTTCTTGCAGGTGTTAGAGGATGGACGTTTGACAGACAGCCAAGGACGTACGGTTAATTTTAAAGATACGGTCATTATTATGACAAGTAATGCTGGGGCAACGGATAAACCGAAGGTCATGGGCTTTGGAGCAAGCAGTGCAGTGGAAGAAGCTACGATTCTCCAATCGTTAGGAAGTTTCTTCAAACCTGAATTCTTAAACAGATTCGACAGCATTATTGAATTTAAAGCCTTAGATAAAAAGCATCTTGTTCAAATTGTCGATTTAATGTTGATTGAATTAGAAGAAACGTTGAATTCTCAAGAATTAAAACTAGACGTAACAACCGAAGCGAAAGAAAAAATCGCAGAATTAGGATATCATCCGGAATTTGGTGCAAGACCACTTCGCAGGATCATACAAGAACAGCTTGAAGATGGAATTGCCGATTATATTTTTGAACAACCTGACGTTAAACATTTTACGACCTTAGTTGAAGAAAACCAAGTCAAAATAACAGCAGCACAATAA
- the zupT gene encoding zinc transporter ZupT, protein MSSEILMAFGLTLMAGLATGIGSLLAFFTKTTNTKFLSIALGFSAGVMIYISMIEIFVKAKDALVAAMGNVAGNWLTVAGFFGGMLVIALIDKFIPKAGNPHEVKKVEDMDQPAAKDAALLKMGTFTALAIAIHNFPEGIATFTSAIQDPGLGFAIAVAVAIHNIPEGIAVSVPIYFATGDKKKAFKLSFLSGLAEPVGAIVAYLFLMPFLNDVMFGIIFAGVAGIMVFISLDELLPAAKKYDESHLSIYGLIAGMAVMAVSLLLFI, encoded by the coding sequence ATGTCATCAGAAATATTAATGGCTTTTGGTCTAACCTTAATGGCAGGTCTTGCTACAGGTATCGGCAGCCTACTTGCCTTTTTTACAAAGACTACGAATACGAAGTTTTTATCCATAGCACTCGGGTTCTCTGCAGGGGTTATGATTTATATTTCAATGATTGAAATTTTCGTTAAAGCCAAGGATGCATTGGTTGCAGCAATGGGTAACGTTGCTGGAAATTGGCTGACTGTTGCTGGATTCTTTGGTGGGATGCTGGTCATTGCCTTGATTGATAAATTCATTCCAAAAGCTGGAAATCCGCATGAAGTCAAAAAAGTAGAAGATATGGATCAGCCTGCTGCAAAGGATGCTGCTCTATTAAAAATGGGGACCTTCACGGCCCTAGCAATTGCCATTCATAATTTTCCAGAAGGAATCGCGACATTTACTTCTGCTATCCAAGATCCGGGACTTGGTTTTGCAATTGCAGTTGCTGTGGCAATTCATAATATACCAGAAGGAATCGCGGTTTCGGTTCCCATTTATTTTGCGACGGGTGATAAGAAAAAAGCATTTAAACTTTCCTTTTTATCAGGTTTAGCAGAACCTGTCGGGGCAATCGTAGCTTATTTATTCTTAATGCCGTTTTTGAATGATGTAATGTTTGGTATTATTTTTGCAGGTGTTGCAGGAATCATGGTCTTTATCTCGCTTGATGAGTTATTACCAGCTGCAAAGAAATATGATGAAAGTCATCTCTCGATATATGGTTTAATTGCAGGAATGGCTGTAATGGCTGTAAGTTTACTACTGTTTATCTGA
- a CDS encoding MFS transporter, whose translation MWFANFFINGSTTMVLPFISLYIGTFGDYSDQYIQQWSGWTFAVTFVVAFFVSPIWGRIGDKIGRKKILLFCAFGMAISIFLMGYVTSVWQLFVLRLFMGIFTGFVSISQAFISTQTPKEIAGRVLGTLQTGSITGTLVGPLLGGVLVDSLGYSTTFRWTSISIFICTALVLFTKEFQMEVKAGTKTNYSSKEVISHIVHNPVLLTVLLISMLVQIAHFSVQPILSLYVGELHGPENLGLFAGIAFSVAGVGNLFMSRKWGEIGDAHGHIKVLLALLFFAGIAYIPGAFVTSFWQLVIVRFTLGIAIGGIIPVRIAFIRQEAPIAMQGEVLGYSTSLRFLGNVIGPIMGGMIAGFYGISAVFISTSALLIIAGLFLYASLHRHPEVIKDY comes from the coding sequence ATGTGGTTTGCCAACTTCTTCATAAACGGCAGTACCACCATGGTACTTCCGTTTATCTCGTTATATATAGGTACATTTGGAGATTACAGTGATCAATATATCCAGCAATGGTCAGGCTGGACATTTGCGGTTACCTTCGTCGTCGCCTTTTTTGTTTCTCCTATTTGGGGCAGAATCGGCGATAAGATCGGCCGTAAAAAAATCCTCTTATTCTGTGCATTTGGTATGGCCATTTCCATTTTCTTAATGGGCTATGTTACATCTGTCTGGCAGTTATTTGTTTTACGACTGTTTATGGGGATCTTTACCGGATTCGTCTCAATTTCACAGGCCTTTATCTCGACACAAACACCCAAAGAAATTGCAGGGCGCGTTCTCGGAACATTGCAAACTGGCAGCATTACAGGCACCCTGGTCGGTCCATTACTCGGCGGCGTTTTAGTTGATTCTTTAGGTTACTCCACTACCTTTAGGTGGACGTCCATTTCGATTTTCATATGTACGGCACTTGTACTGTTTACAAAGGAATTTCAGATGGAAGTAAAAGCTGGAACGAAAACAAATTATTCAAGTAAGGAAGTTATCTCTCATATTGTTCATAATCCTGTATTATTAACCGTATTGTTGATTTCCATGCTTGTTCAAATTGCTCATTTCAGCGTTCAGCCCATTCTTTCCTTATATGTTGGAGAACTTCATGGTCCTGAAAACCTCGGATTATTTGCGGGGATTGCCTTTTCTGTTGCAGGGGTGGGTAATCTCTTCATGTCGCGAAAATGGGGGGAGATTGGAGATGCACACGGACATATTAAGGTGCTCCTAGCCCTGCTTTTCTTTGCAGGTATTGCCTATATCCCTGGTGCGTTTGTGACAAGCTTCTGGCAGCTCGTTATTGTTCGTTTCACACTAGGAATTGCTATTGGCGGCATCATCCCTGTCAGAATTGCCTTCATCCGTCAGGAGGCACCGATTGCCATGCAAGGTGAGGTTCTTGGTTACAGCACGAGTTTACGCTTCCTTGGCAACGTCATCGGACCTATAATGGGCGGCATGATTGCAGGATTCTATGGAATCTCAGCAGTCTTTATCTCGACGAGTGCGTTGCTGATTATTGCTGGTCTATTCCTTTATGCATCGTTACACCGACATCCAGAGGTCATTAAAGATTATTAA
- the uvsE gene encoding UV DNA damage repair endonuclease UvsE, with protein MTVVRLGFVAMSMSLKNASPSQTMTFAQFSKIKDREAAIRKLERIAASNLENCLRILRHCAVHDIAFFRLSSKLIPLANHPDLPEWKFLKPLSDVLGQIAEFLTKHPKMRVDFHPDHFVLLNGSQVDILTNSVKTLRIHQQLLKGMKINPEHRCVLHVGGGYQDKEKALEQFIHNWGLISVSLQQMIILENDDKTFGLADTLYLCEKLGIPQVFDYHHHLANHPAMPSWEEEWERVIGTWQHSSLPPKMHISSPRSDEEYRAHSDYIDSKMFLDFLNGMKGSLPHLDCMIEAKQKDEALFQLMDDLKQYPEIEIIDGASFLIK; from the coding sequence TTGACAGTAGTTCGGTTAGGTTTTGTTGCGATGAGTATGTCTCTGAAGAATGCATCGCCATCGCAGACGATGACATTTGCTCAGTTTTCGAAAATTAAAGACCGGGAAGCGGCCATTCGTAAACTAGAGAGAATTGCTGCTTCTAACCTTGAAAATTGTCTACGGATTTTAAGGCATTGTGCTGTTCATGATATTGCCTTTTTTCGTTTAAGTTCTAAGCTCATTCCATTAGCGAATCATCCAGATCTTCCGGAATGGAAGTTTTTAAAGCCGCTTAGTGATGTGCTCGGACAAATCGCTGAATTTCTGACTAAACATCCGAAAATGAGAGTTGATTTTCATCCAGATCATTTTGTGCTTTTAAATGGATCACAGGTAGATATTCTAACTAATTCCGTTAAAACCCTTAGGATTCATCAACAACTATTAAAGGGGATGAAGATCAATCCGGAACATCGATGTGTTCTTCATGTTGGAGGAGGATATCAGGATAAGGAGAAAGCGCTGGAGCAGTTTATCCATAATTGGGGGCTGATTTCAGTTTCATTACAGCAGATGATTATCTTAGAAAATGATGATAAAACCTTTGGACTGGCAGATACCCTTTATTTATGTGAAAAACTAGGGATACCGCAAGTATTTGATTATCACCACCATCTTGCTAATCATCCAGCAATGCCTTCTTGGGAAGAGGAGTGGGAGCGGGTAATTGGAACATGGCAGCATTCCAGTCTTCCTCCTAAGATGCATATATCAAGCCCGCGTTCAGATGAAGAGTACCGTGCACACTCTGATTATATTGACAGTAAGATGTTCCTCGATTTTTTAAATGGGATGAAGGGGAGTCTTCCGCATCTTGATTGTATGATTGAAGCGAAACAAAAGGATGAGGCACTGTTTCAACTTATGGATGATTTGAAACAGTACCCGGAAATTGAAATCATTGATGGCGCAAGTTTTTTAATTAAATAG
- a CDS encoding serine hydrolase domain-containing protein, producing MDIGQMVSIHAEKTGFSGVVLLKERNQILVEKAFGQADRSNNLSNTLDTRFGIASGCKLFTAIAICQLVEKGILSFDTKVSDCLDIDFPHFDSEITIHHLLTHSSGIPDYFDEAVMDDFADLWKAVPMYTIKRLHDFLPLFQSQHMNFQPGEKFSYNNAGFIILGLVIEQQTGVEFTEYIEKNVFRTANMMESGYFELDQLPAHTAIGYMDKENGTWTTNIYSLPIKGGSDGGAFITAQDMMKLWDSLFAHKLLNESMTNALLTPYVCEKDEEYYGYGIWITKREGEIFKYHLMGYDPGGSFHSSVYPNSQVKLVIPSNKEKGPYGITCEIEKLLSL from the coding sequence ATGGACATTGGTCAAATGGTTTCGATCCATGCAGAAAAAACGGGATTCTCTGGGGTCGTATTGTTAAAAGAGAGGAATCAAATTCTCGTAGAAAAAGCATTTGGACAAGCTGATCGTTCAAATAACCTAAGCAATACACTCGATACTCGTTTTGGGATTGCTTCAGGATGTAAGCTGTTTACTGCGATAGCCATTTGTCAGCTCGTTGAAAAAGGAATACTATCATTTGATACAAAAGTTAGTGATTGTCTAGACATAGATTTTCCCCATTTTGATTCGGAAATAACGATACATCACCTATTAACTCATTCTTCGGGAATTCCTGATTATTTTGATGAAGCGGTCATGGACGATTTTGCAGATCTTTGGAAGGCGGTTCCAATGTATACCATTAAAAGGCTGCATGACTTTTTACCGCTTTTTCAAAGTCAGCACATGAATTTCCAACCTGGTGAAAAATTTTCCTATAATAACGCGGGATTTATTATCCTAGGCTTAGTCATTGAACAACAGACAGGGGTAGAATTTACGGAATATATTGAAAAAAATGTGTTTAGAACAGCAAATATGATGGAATCTGGCTATTTCGAATTAGATCAGCTGCCTGCACATACGGCGATAGGTTATATGGATAAGGAGAACGGTACGTGGACGACCAATATCTATTCGCTGCCAATTAAAGGTGGATCGGACGGAGGAGCCTTTATTACGGCTCAAGATATGATGAAGTTATGGGATTCATTATTTGCCCATAAGCTTCTTAATGAAAGCATGACGAATGCACTTTTAACACCCTATGTCTGTGAGAAAGATGAAGAGTATTATGGATATGGTATCTGGATAACTAAGCGTGAGGGAGAGATTTTTAAGTATCATCTAATGGGATATGATCCCGGTGGGAGCTTCCATTCTTCCGTTTATCCGAACAGTCAGGTCAAACTCGTGATTCCTTCGAATAAAGAAAAGGGACCCTACGGAATCACTTGTGAAATTGAAAAACTGTTGTCGTTATAA
- a CDS encoding ferritin-like domain-containing protein, which produces MYYQDPAYNREQELIKDLEKAINGEYSAIQCYERLAGMAKGVKERNQILEIRQDEIKHFNAFTGIYEALTGMKPTPQIIGFCPTKYLAGLEASIIDEQETVDDYLDIAQTTENRMIKKVFRDAAADEQNHAVWFLYFYTKNK; this is translated from the coding sequence ATGTATTATCAGGATCCTGCCTACAACAGGGAGCAGGAATTAATTAAGGACCTTGAAAAAGCAATTAATGGTGAATACAGCGCGATTCAATGCTATGAACGGCTGGCAGGAATGGCTAAAGGTGTAAAGGAAAGAAATCAAATCCTAGAGATTCGTCAGGATGAAATTAAGCATTTTAATGCTTTTACCGGTATTTACGAAGCACTTACAGGCATGAAACCCACTCCGCAGATTATTGGCTTCTGCCCGACCAAATACTTAGCGGGATTAGAAGCATCTATTATTGATGAACAGGAAACCGTGGATGATTATTTAGATATAGCTCAGACTACAGAGAATCGGATGATTAAAAAGGTATTTCGCGATGCAGCAGCAGATGAGCAAAATCACGCAGTCTGGTTTCTATACTTTTATACGAAAAATAAATAG